A stretch of DNA from Lodderomyces elongisporus chromosome 4, complete sequence:
CTCGGTATTAAAATGGATGGACAATAATTTTGATAATTCAGATGTCAATTATACATGGTGTTCAGCACCAAAAGTTgggtttttctttgatcCAGTGGAGATACTAAAGGAGGAATTGAATAGAACTATCGATGGTAAAAGTGTCGACTCACAATCAGATGATATTAGTCAGTTATCTCAAACATACAAGAGTGAGTTGAAACAGTTGATTGATAATTTATCTCTTCTGGATTTGAACTTGCCGGgtaatttgcaaaatgacTTAAAGACTCTCAACAACTTAACCAAAGCGGGTTTTGCGTTGATGATAATAACGTCGGTGTTGTCATTCATATCTATTGTCGTGCAATTGATGGGCTGTTGTGTATCTCCCGATAATTGTTGCTTGTCGTTTCTCAACTTCATGTTGCAAGTGCTAGTATTTCTAGCAGCAATCATAGGGGCAGGATTAGTAACTGGCTGTTATGTGTTTGTTAGAAAGCAGATTAATAACAATTTGAGTGAATTCGGAATCAAATCGTTCTTGTCTATAAATTTCTATGCGTTTGCATTTTCAGCTGCGGTGGCGGCATTATTAGTGGTGATTTTCAGCCTTTTGGGCCATTGTTGTGGAATTTGTGGTGGTAGAAGGGTAGGAAGGGGAAGGGGAAGGTATAGAGCAGCCAGACAAGATGCTCCTGCTGCTTATGAGCATTACCATGAAgttgaaaagtaaaagacTTGGAAGTCATAGCTCCCGTCAATATTAAATTCGTGGTGAATTAATAGTGccatttgtttttactcaagttgactcgttcatttcttcttgttttaacgaacaaataaacactttaatatatataaatgtatATTGTTTAACTATtgctttttatttaatattGTTAAAAGTTAATGATGTATATCTTATTgttagtttgttttttttttgctacgAGTATTACAGGTTAACCCTTTTGATCATGGTGAATGTCATTTGGCAACCATTTTATAGTACGTAAGTGCGCTACCTTTGAACAACCTTTATAAAAAGTTGGgcggaaaaaaaaaataattgatAATATTGTGATGATGTTCTTGAAGTGTTTGAAAGCACGCCGCACAATAAAACATCACCTAAATTTCACATTTGTTTGTCACCAATCATCACCTATCATTTGAATTATTTTGAATACTATCAATCTTATTATCACTTTCTTgctttcttgctttttcttttatttttctttctgcaATCCTCAGAAAGCCTTTACTCAAACATGATTTGTGCACTTTCGGGACTTCCAATTCAAAATCCCGTTGCATCGCCCAAGAGCGGGTccgtttttgaaaagaaatacatAGAGAAATACGTTCTCACCAGTGGGAAAGATCCAATAAATGATGAACCATTAACTATAGGGGAGCTTATATCATTACGTATTACCCCCTTGTCACAAACCTCATCTATACCTGGCTCATTAAATGGGAATGGTAATGATTCATCAAACcctaacaacaacagcaacagcaacatcaataataatgataatgataacaATGACATTAACATTATACCACCAGCTCCTGCCACATCATCAATTCCGTCACTTCTTTCAACATTACAGAACGAGTGGGACAGTATTGTTCTTGAATTATTCACACTACGAAAAACTGTACAGCTGTTGAAACAACAACTCAGCATGGCTTTGTACCGTGCTGATGCTTCAGTGAATGTTGCTGCAAAAGCTCTTAGAGAACGCGATCAAGCTAGAAGAGAGATTGAACGATTGGTGTTGAGCTTAGAAGTCAAACCAGAGGAAAAAACGGAGGACAAAGATAATATAGATGAGGAAAAGATAAATACGGGCGATGGTGTGTTACAACAGATTCAAGAAGCCAAAGAAAAGTTGTTTATCGAGCACAAGAGCAAAAAGGTAAAGTTTCCATACACTGCAAACAAGTTTCGATTTGCTAGTGTATCCGAAGCCAATGGAGTATTCAAAGTGAAGCTTGATGCTTCAGATTTACTTGAAAAGCATGTAAGGTTTGAGACCCTTAATAAGACTATTAGCTTGGTGCATGAAAATGAAGTCATATCATACAGTCTTTTTGATAACTTATTCACAAAGTGGCAAACAAGCCTGAAAGATGATATTACAAAGTTTTGTATTAACAGCCACGGTGTGATTGCTGCTGCATATGGTTCTACATTGGAATTCTCTACAGGTGCGAAATTTGGAATTAAAGCAGCAGAAATTGTTGCACATCCTGAACTCAACttgtttgttgtatttACCGAGACCGAGTATTTAATCACAAATGGTCAAGAAGTACTCTTTAAAAAGAATCTCA
This window harbors:
- a CDS encoding uncharacterized protein (BUSCO:EOG092642I5) — encoded protein: MICALSGLPIQNPVASPKSGSVFEKKYIEKYVLTSGKDPINDEPLTIGELISLRITPLSQTSSIPGSLNGNGNDSSNPNNNSNSNINNNDNDNNDINIIPPAPATSSIPSLLSTLQNEWDSIVLELFTLRKTVQSLKQQLSMALYRADASVNVAAKALRERDQARREIERLVLSLEVKPEEKTEDKDNIDEEKINTGDGVLQQIQEAKEKLFIEHKSKKVKFPYTANKFRFASVSEANGVFKVKLDASDLLEKHVRFETLNKTISLVHENEVISYSLFDNLFTKWQTSSKDDITKFCINSHGVIAAAYGSTLEFSTGAKFGIKAAEIVAHPELNLFVVFTETEYLITNGQEVLFKKNLTFSTDLAAIHVDGQLIALDDKKQISLFDLVSGEVVGSVPYVEHTISTSSSKTRLNRSVIQIQFAANGYWLFILSDIFDGTIDKDHGIVSVIQVIDLRKIAEVKKFEFDFKVDNFVIDPTSTVLFVNNEDGISSSIYSKKTKTWSAWESVEFAEGMSKGKNVLRLFSNVDDIAKNQNLELVHLDGYNDVCRCLRLEGV